One stretch of Acanthochromis polyacanthus isolate Apoly-LR-REF ecotype Palm Island chromosome 16, KAUST_Apoly_ChrSc, whole genome shotgun sequence DNA includes these proteins:
- the knstrn gene encoding small kinetochore-associated protein isoform X3, giving the protein MSAGCVRFVLSHAVRAMCIGSPVYWTSASRFTICRGRYNIAAASWRWSQFSTEGHDAEETAEQTPAPNKKKQESRARNSISSVGRKIPHRQIQVISEAGENLGTMHRADVIRMMDEDGLKLVLLSENKDPPVYRLMSGKQVHEEQLKLREKKKAKAAPVQVKELTFSCGIASHDLSTKLKQAESWLEKNHHVRITLRSGRAPAVNLDTTLEEMVEQMKVMVGFVSKPKVIRDGQAAMCILRPPSGKELKEKNKASESPSFSSTSKASQSKTPPVTSTDTTEGSIQQ; this is encoded by the exons ATGTCTGCAGGTTGTGTGAGGTTTGTGCTAAGTCACGCAGTGAGAGCTATGTGTATTGGCAGCCCTGTCTACTGGACATCTGCATCAAGATTTACAATATGTCGTGGAAGATACAACATTGCTGCTGCCTCCTGGAGATGGTCTCAGTTCTCCACAGAAGGGCACGATGCAGAAGAGACTGCAGAACAGACTCCTGCACCtaataaaaaaaagcaggagTCTCGAGCTCGTAACTCAATCAGCAGTGTTGGCCGTAAGATCCCTCACCGTCAGATCCAGGTGATAAGTGAGGCTGGTGAGAACTTGGGCACCATGCACCGTGCAGATGTGATCAGGATGATGGATGAGGATGGTCTCAAACTGGTGCTACTCAGTGAAAACAAAGACCCTCCAGTGTACCGCTTGATGAGTGGCAAACAGGTCCATGAAGAACAGCTGAAACTGCgcgagaaaaagaaagcaaaagcaG ctcctgtgcaggtgaaggagctCACCTTTTCATGTGGCATTGCATCTCATGACCTGAGCACCAAGCTGAAACAAGCGGAGAGCTGGCTGGAGAAGAACCACCATGTGAGGATTACTCTACGGTCAGGACGTGCACCTGCAGTCAACCTG gACACAACTCTAGAGGAAATGGTGGAACAAATGAAGGTAATGGTGGGATTTGTCTCCAAGCCAAAAGTCATCCGTGATGGTCAAGCAGCCATGTGCATCCTCCGTCCGCCTTCAGGAAAGGaactaaaagaaaagaacaaggCCTCAGAGTCACCGTCTTTCAGCTCCACTTCAAAGGCTTCTCAGAGCAAAACGCCCCCTGTTACCAGCACAGACACAACAGAAGGATCAATACAGCAGTGA
- the knstrn gene encoding small kinetochore-associated protein isoform X6, with protein MSQIPRALHLPAETKNTGHRHEPKDKATVSTAANTVQKSYGILKPQKENIARKNVAPKVYKGVSTRYGQQAELKEQCQHLMVANEELQKNLSETQQRVAELELQFSDLEKENAEVQKHLKDCHVLLVSAKMDPVLGERVGDAAQKNEDQRKDVMSISSDLLSELKAFGDIASQQRVQLEEIQTTMTDLTEVREHMMQEREDFSLQAAEMEKALKEAEALLV; from the exons ATGTCACAAATTCCAAGAG CCCTCCACTTACCTGCAGAAACAAAGAATACAGGTCATAGACATGAACCCAAAGACAAAGCCACTGTATCCACAGCAGCAAATACTGTCCAGAAATCATATGGTATCCTTAAACCTCAAAAAGAAAATATAGCAAG GAAAAATGTTGCTCCTAAAGTTTACAAAGG GGTATCCACCAGGTACGGCCAACAGGCAGAGCTCAAGGAGCAATGTCAACATCTGATGGTTGCAAATGAGGAGCTGCAGAAAAAcctgtcagagacacag CAAAGAGTAGCTGAGCTGGAGCTGCAGTTCAGTGACCTCGAAAAGGAGAATGCAGAGGTTCAAAAACACCTGAAGGACTGTCATGTTCTCCTAGTTTCTGCCAAAATGGACCCAG tTTTAGGAGAAAGAGTCGGAGATGCAGCACAAAAGAATGAGGATCAAAGGAAAGACGTTAtg AGTATTTCCTCTGACCTGCTGAGTGAATTAAAGGCATTTGGTGATATTGCATCACAGCAGCGTGTTCAGCTAGAG GAGATCCAAACAACAATGACAGACCTCACGGAAGTACGAGAACATATGATGCAGGAAAGGGAAGATTTCTCTCTGCAGGCGGCTGAAATGGAAAAAGCTCTCAAAGAAGCAGAAGCCCTCTTAGTGTAA
- the knstrn gene encoding small kinetochore-associated protein isoform X1: protein MIDCYQFEGMQLMIKLSWILLEKDMSAGCVRFVLSHAVRAMCIGSPVYWTSASRFTICRGRYNIAAASWRWSQFSTEGHDAEETAEQTPAPNKKKQESRARNSISSVGRKIPHRQIQVISEAGENLGTMHRADVIRMMDEDGLKLVLLSENKDPPVYRLMSGKQVHEEQLKLREKKKAKAAPVQVKELTFSCGIASHDLSTKLKQAESWLEKNHHVRITLRSGRAPAVNLDTTLEEMVEQMKVMVGFVSKPKVIRDGQAAMCILRPPSGKELKEKNKASESPSFSSTSKASQSKTPPVTSTDTTEGSIQQ, encoded by the exons ATGATAGACTGTTATCAGTTTGAGGGAATGCAACTAATGATAAAATTAAGTTGGATTCTATTGGAAAag GACATGTCTGCAGGTTGTGTGAGGTTTGTGCTAAGTCACGCAGTGAGAGCTATGTGTATTGGCAGCCCTGTCTACTGGACATCTGCATCAAGATTTACAATATGTCGTGGAAGATACAACATTGCTGCTGCCTCCTGGAGATGGTCTCAGTTCTCCACAGAAGGGCACGATGCAGAAGAGACTGCAGAACAGACTCCTGCACCtaataaaaaaaagcaggagTCTCGAGCTCGTAACTCAATCAGCAGTGTTGGCCGTAAGATCCCTCACCGTCAGATCCAGGTGATAAGTGAGGCTGGTGAGAACTTGGGCACCATGCACCGTGCAGATGTGATCAGGATGATGGATGAGGATGGTCTCAAACTGGTGCTACTCAGTGAAAACAAAGACCCTCCAGTGTACCGCTTGATGAGTGGCAAACAGGTCCATGAAGAACAGCTGAAACTGCgcgagaaaaagaaagcaaaagcaG ctcctgtgcaggtgaaggagctCACCTTTTCATGTGGCATTGCATCTCATGACCTGAGCACCAAGCTGAAACAAGCGGAGAGCTGGCTGGAGAAGAACCACCATGTGAGGATTACTCTACGGTCAGGACGTGCACCTGCAGTCAACCTG gACACAACTCTAGAGGAAATGGTGGAACAAATGAAGGTAATGGTGGGATTTGTCTCCAAGCCAAAAGTCATCCGTGATGGTCAAGCAGCCATGTGCATCCTCCGTCCGCCTTCAGGAAAGGaactaaaagaaaagaacaaggCCTCAGAGTCACCGTCTTTCAGCTCCACTTCAAAGGCTTCTCAGAGCAAAACGCCCCCTGTTACCAGCACAGACACAACAGAAGGATCAATACAGCAGTGA
- the knstrn gene encoding small kinetochore-associated protein isoform X2 produces the protein MDMSAGCVRFVLSHAVRAMCIGSPVYWTSASRFTICRGRYNIAAASWRWSQFSTEGHDAEETAEQTPAPNKKKQESRARNSISSVGRKIPHRQIQVISEAGENLGTMHRADVIRMMDEDGLKLVLLSENKDPPVYRLMSGKQVHEEQLKLREKKKAKAAPVQVKELTFSCGIASHDLSTKLKQAESWLEKNHHVRITLRSGRAPAVNLDTTLEEMVEQMKVMVGFVSKPKVIRDGQAAMCILRPPSGKELKEKNKASESPSFSSTSKASQSKTPPVTSTDTTEGSIQQ, from the exons atg GACATGTCTGCAGGTTGTGTGAGGTTTGTGCTAAGTCACGCAGTGAGAGCTATGTGTATTGGCAGCCCTGTCTACTGGACATCTGCATCAAGATTTACAATATGTCGTGGAAGATACAACATTGCTGCTGCCTCCTGGAGATGGTCTCAGTTCTCCACAGAAGGGCACGATGCAGAAGAGACTGCAGAACAGACTCCTGCACCtaataaaaaaaagcaggagTCTCGAGCTCGTAACTCAATCAGCAGTGTTGGCCGTAAGATCCCTCACCGTCAGATCCAGGTGATAAGTGAGGCTGGTGAGAACTTGGGCACCATGCACCGTGCAGATGTGATCAGGATGATGGATGAGGATGGTCTCAAACTGGTGCTACTCAGTGAAAACAAAGACCCTCCAGTGTACCGCTTGATGAGTGGCAAACAGGTCCATGAAGAACAGCTGAAACTGCgcgagaaaaagaaagcaaaagcaG ctcctgtgcaggtgaaggagctCACCTTTTCATGTGGCATTGCATCTCATGACCTGAGCACCAAGCTGAAACAAGCGGAGAGCTGGCTGGAGAAGAACCACCATGTGAGGATTACTCTACGGTCAGGACGTGCACCTGCAGTCAACCTG gACACAACTCTAGAGGAAATGGTGGAACAAATGAAGGTAATGGTGGGATTTGTCTCCAAGCCAAAAGTCATCCGTGATGGTCAAGCAGCCATGTGCATCCTCCGTCCGCCTTCAGGAAAGGaactaaaagaaaagaacaaggCCTCAGAGTCACCGTCTTTCAGCTCCACTTCAAAGGCTTCTCAGAGCAAAACGCCCCCTGTTACCAGCACAGACACAACAGAAGGATCAATACAGCAGTGA
- the knstrn gene encoding small kinetochore-associated protein isoform X5: protein MFMLQGPITAGIVSIVEIAMSQIPRALHLPAETKNTGHRHEPKDKATVSTAANTVQKSYGILKPQKENIARKNVAPKVYKGYGQQAELKEQCQHLMVANEELQKNLSETQQRVAELELQFSDLEKENAEVQKHLKDCHVLLVSAKMDPVLGERVGDAAQKNEDQRKDVMSISSDLLSELKAFGDIASQQRVQLEEIQTTMTDLTEVREHMMQEREDFSLQAAEMEKALKEAEALLV, encoded by the exons GGACCTATCACTGCTGGCATTGTATCCATTGTGGAAATAGCCATGTCACAAATTCCAAGAG CCCTCCACTTACCTGCAGAAACAAAGAATACAGGTCATAGACATGAACCCAAAGACAAAGCCACTGTATCCACAGCAGCAAATACTGTCCAGAAATCATATGGTATCCTTAAACCTCAAAAAGAAAATATAGCAAG GAAAAATGTTGCTCCTAAAGTTTACAAAGG GTACGGCCAACAGGCAGAGCTCAAGGAGCAATGTCAACATCTGATGGTTGCAAATGAGGAGCTGCAGAAAAAcctgtcagagacacag CAAAGAGTAGCTGAGCTGGAGCTGCAGTTCAGTGACCTCGAAAAGGAGAATGCAGAGGTTCAAAAACACCTGAAGGACTGTCATGTTCTCCTAGTTTCTGCCAAAATGGACCCAG tTTTAGGAGAAAGAGTCGGAGATGCAGCACAAAAGAATGAGGATCAAAGGAAAGACGTTAtg AGTATTTCCTCTGACCTGCTGAGTGAATTAAAGGCATTTGGTGATATTGCATCACAGCAGCGTGTTCAGCTAGAG GAGATCCAAACAACAATGACAGACCTCACGGAAGTACGAGAACATATGATGCAGGAAAGGGAAGATTTCTCTCTGCAGGCGGCTGAAATGGAAAAAGCTCTCAAAGAAGCAGAAGCCCTCTTAGTGTAA
- the knstrn gene encoding small kinetochore-associated protein isoform X4, producing MFMLQGPITAGIVSIVEIAMSQIPRALHLPAETKNTGHRHEPKDKATVSTAANTVQKSYGILKPQKENIARKNVAPKVYKGVSTRYGQQAELKEQCQHLMVANEELQKNLSETQQRVAELELQFSDLEKENAEVQKHLKDCHVLLVSAKMDPVLGERVGDAAQKNEDQRKDVMSISSDLLSELKAFGDIASQQRVQLEEIQTTMTDLTEVREHMMQEREDFSLQAAEMEKALKEAEALLV from the exons GGACCTATCACTGCTGGCATTGTATCCATTGTGGAAATAGCCATGTCACAAATTCCAAGAG CCCTCCACTTACCTGCAGAAACAAAGAATACAGGTCATAGACATGAACCCAAAGACAAAGCCACTGTATCCACAGCAGCAAATACTGTCCAGAAATCATATGGTATCCTTAAACCTCAAAAAGAAAATATAGCAAG GAAAAATGTTGCTCCTAAAGTTTACAAAGG GGTATCCACCAGGTACGGCCAACAGGCAGAGCTCAAGGAGCAATGTCAACATCTGATGGTTGCAAATGAGGAGCTGCAGAAAAAcctgtcagagacacag CAAAGAGTAGCTGAGCTGGAGCTGCAGTTCAGTGACCTCGAAAAGGAGAATGCAGAGGTTCAAAAACACCTGAAGGACTGTCATGTTCTCCTAGTTTCTGCCAAAATGGACCCAG tTTTAGGAGAAAGAGTCGGAGATGCAGCACAAAAGAATGAGGATCAAAGGAAAGACGTTAtg AGTATTTCCTCTGACCTGCTGAGTGAATTAAAGGCATTTGGTGATATTGCATCACAGCAGCGTGTTCAGCTAGAG GAGATCCAAACAACAATGACAGACCTCACGGAAGTACGAGAACATATGATGCAGGAAAGGGAAGATTTCTCTCTGCAGGCGGCTGAAATGGAAAAAGCTCTCAAAGAAGCAGAAGCCCTCTTAGTGTAA